One Papaver somniferum cultivar HN1 chromosome 10, ASM357369v1, whole genome shotgun sequence genomic window carries:
- the LOC113316841 gene encoding uncharacterized protein LOC113316841, protein MSSVRSILKKTYSCFEKSTLGFMEGNQRIRRFKSDAKGCPGYRDTSRHFETKEEEEKFNEVKFGRYLLTRFEIPDYGKIYQQLARDLMDEEYWQKYGPPPELTKTPSEIEYLKQLDEAMERQKEVEYEIDDKRLEEEVEEIIRSGDLSVERLRCRKIQ, encoded by the exons ATGTCTTCAGTGAGATCGATTTTGAAGAAGACTTATTCTTGTTTCGAAAAATCAACATTAGGTTTCATGGAAGGAAATCAAAGGATTCGGCGTTTCAAATCTGATGCCAAGGGTTGTCCCGGTTACCGAGATACTAGTAGACACTTTGAAACCAAG GAGGAAGAGGAGAAATTCAATGAGGTGAAATTTGGTAGATATCTGCTAACAAGGTTTGAGATTCCTGATTATGGAAAGATATACCAGCAGCTTGCGCGTGATTTAATGGATGAGGAATATTGGCAGAAATATGGTCCGCCACCTGAGTTGACTAAGACTCCGAGTGAAATTGAATATCTAAAACAACTTGATGAGgcgatggaaagacaaaaggaaGTCGAGTATGAGATTGATGACAAAAGACTTGAGGAAGAGGTGGAAGAAATAATCAG GTCAGGGGATCTCTCAGTGGAGAGGCTTCGTTGTCGAAAGATTCAATGA